The region GGATGTTTTAAATAATGCAGCAATGGTTGTCACGCTTTGCGGGGATGCGGCAGACAAATGCCCAATGACACCCCCTCATGTAAAACGAGAACATTGGGGATTTGATGATCCTGCAAAAGCAGACGGGACAGTTGAAGAAAAATGGGAAGAATTTCAACGTGTACGTGATAAAATTGGTGAGCGAATTAAGCGTTTTGCGGAAACAGGGAAATAGCAGGTTATTAAACAGGCTTTATGAATATGAATATCGGCCATGGATTATTGGATTATCTACAGGAAATTCCGGTATACCGATTGTAAATCAAACGATTCAAACAACGTTTCAGCCAGTTAACCTCAAGAAAGAGATATTCTGACACATGTTTTAGTAAAAACCGAACATTCACTTGTCAATAATAGGTATTGTTCGATTTTTTATTGACATTCCAGAAGATATTTTGATATTCTAAAAGAAGAAATGAATACGGTACCTCATATATTTCCGGGGATACGGCCTGGAAGTTTCTACCCGGCACCATAAATGCTGGACTATGAGGGAAGGTGAATCATTGTCATGCAATGATCCGTTATTATGTTTGGAAAGGTCTATTCATCTTCTCTCATGACTGAGGGGAGACGAATAGACTTTTTGTATTTCCAGGCGAAAAGAAACAGGCCTGACTACCGATATACCATTTTCCAAAGAACGGAGGGTATCAGATGCCACAAGTTGGCGTGATCATGGGAAGTATTTCAGATTGGGAAACAATGCAGCATACATGTGCCATGCTTGATGATTTGGGAGTTTCATATGAAAAAGATGTGATTTCCGCACATCGGACGCCCGACAAGATGTTTGATTATGCAAAAACAGCTCGTGACCGCGGGCTAAAGGTAATTGTTGCCGGAGCGGGCGGTGCTGCGCATTTGCCAGGCATGGTAGCGGCACAGACGACACTGCCGGTTATAGGGGTTCCAGTGCAGTCAAAGGCATTAAATGGCCTTGATTCGCTGCTTTCTATCGTGCAGATGCCAGGTGGTGTGCCAACAGCGACAGTTGCGATTGGCAGATCCGGTGCTAAAAATGCCGGGATTCTTTCCGCGCAGATAATCGGCGCATTTGATGAGAAAGTGGCTGAACGCCTTGTGAACTCACGGGCAGCCATGCAGGAAAATGTTGAGGAAATGAGGGACAATCTTGCCAAAAAATAATGTAATTCTTCCACCACAAACAATTGGAATCATTGGCGGCGGTCAGCTTGGACGGATGATGGCGGTTGCTGCACGATATATGGGGTATAAAATAGCTGTGCTTGATCCGACACCGAACTGTCCAACAGCACAGGTGGCTGACGAACAAATTACCACAGCATATGACAACATGGACGGTATTAAACAACTCGCTGAAATCAGTGACGTCATCACATATGAATTTGAAAATGTCGATCTCGATGCCGCGACATTTCTGGAGCAGCTCGGCAAACTTCCACAGGGAGCATATGCACTGGAAGTTACACAAAACCGGGAGAAGGAAAAAACGGTAATGCAGGATGCCGGATTGCCGGTACCATATTTCACCATTGTATCGACTTCTGAGGAATGTGAACAGGCACTTGATAACTTTACATTTCCAGCAGTCATTAAAACATGCAGTGGTGGTTATGACGGAAAAGGGCAGCTGAAACTGGAAAGTGCGGACGACATCGAAGCGGCCTGTGTATTTGCTGAAAAAAATGATACATGCATTATCGAACAATGGGTGCCATTCGACCGGGAAATTTCTGTTGTCTTTACCCGAACGCAATCGGGTGAAATGGCATTTTTCCCGATTGCAGAGAATGATCATAAGGACCACATTCTTTATCAGACGACCGTACCGGCTAATATTTCGGAAACGGTTCAGAGTCAGGCAATTGACGCCGCAAAAAAACTGGCAGAAAAAATGAACATTGTCGGCACGTTTGCGATTGAAATGTTCGTGAATGGAGACAATATCTTTTTGAATGAAATGGCTCCACGCCCGCATAATTCCGGACATTATACGATTGAAGCCTGCAATATTTCTCAGTTCGGTCAGCATATTCGGGCCATCGGCGGGCTTGAATTGATACCGGTCAGCCTGTTGAAATCGGCTGCGATGGTCAATATTTTGGGTGAGGATTTGGAGCCGACACTTGCTCAGATGCAGGGACTTACCGATGGATTTGTTCACTTGTATGGGAAAGACGGTGTGAAACCGA is a window of Virgibacillus ihumii DNA encoding:
- the arsC gene encoding arsenate reductase (thioredoxin) codes for the protein MFKKTIYFLCTGNSCRSQMAEGWAKKYLGNEWNVKSAGIVAHGVNSNAVKAMHEIDIDISEQQSEIIDPDVLNNAAMVVTLCGDAADKCPMTPPHVKREHWGFDDPAKADGTVEEKWEEFQRVRDKIGERIKRFAETGK
- the purK gene encoding 5-(carboxyamino)imidazole ribonucleotide synthase; this translates as MPKNNVILPPQTIGIIGGGQLGRMMAVAARYMGYKIAVLDPTPNCPTAQVADEQITTAYDNMDGIKQLAEISDVITYEFENVDLDAATFLEQLGKLPQGAYALEVTQNREKEKTVMQDAGLPVPYFTIVSTSEECEQALDNFTFPAVIKTCSGGYDGKGQLKLESADDIEAACVFAEKNDTCIIEQWVPFDREISVVFTRTQSGEMAFFPIAENDHKDHILYQTTVPANISETVQSQAIDAAKKLAEKMNIVGTFAIEMFVNGDNIFLNEMAPRPHNSGHYTIEACNISQFGQHIRAIGGLELIPVSLLKSAAMVNILGEDLEPTLAQMQGLTDGFVHLYGKDGVKPKRKMGHVTFIGNSVKEITEMAAAYEGAKQ
- the purE gene encoding 5-(carboxyamino)imidazole ribonucleotide mutase translates to MPQVGVIMGSISDWETMQHTCAMLDDLGVSYEKDVISAHRTPDKMFDYAKTARDRGLKVIVAGAGGAAHLPGMVAAQTTLPVIGVPVQSKALNGLDSLLSIVQMPGGVPTATVAIGRSGAKNAGILSAQIIGAFDEKVAERLVNSRAAMQENVEEMRDNLAKK